The Tenrec ecaudatus isolate mTenEca1 chromosome 12, mTenEca1.hap1, whole genome shotgun sequence genomic interval CTTTGAAGCCATTGGAACTCTGCCTGCCTACTCCTTTTTTTGGCCTGGATTGCTAAGCGTATTGCACATCAGCATTGCCGCAATAATAAGAGGTCTGAAAGGCCAAGCGCATCCCTTGATTCCAGCCCAGCTTTTGCTTCAGACTTGTGTGCAGAGCCTCTTGAAAGAAGGCCCGACTTGGGTTAGCTACTTAAACTTCTGGTTTCTCTCCCAGGTGTCAAATGTCAGGCAGACCTTGGCTCTGGTGAGATCCTTGCATGGCAGTGCAATTTCAGCGGCAGGCCCTTCCGTTGGTATCTGAGAAACTTTGGGATTCTGGGAAGAGTCCTTTTGTCCTTGGCCCTCCTCCCTTCGTTCCTTCCTCACCCACCCTGCACAGCCGGCCTAAGAATAGATCGTGAGAGTGGTAGTGTCCCTGGGTCTCTTGCTTGTGTTTGCCACAACCAGGTCCCCAGGTCAGCCACCTTTCGTGAGCACATGGGAAGCCGACAAGACAGCTGCTGCTGGGTGCTGTCTGGGGGGGCTCCGAGCCAGGCAGCCTGGTAGGCAAGTGCCTAgtgtttggtggggggggggggtagccaAGGATTCTGGCTCTAAGTTCCAAGCCTCTGTGCTAATTACTGAAAGGAACTCCTGAACCATGGGGCCTGGAAGCAGCccgctccctgtgggatggatgtATTTACGACAGCAACCCAAAACAATAGCTGTTTGGGCTGCTTATGGACAACCCAGTCGCTCAAGGGGTGGGGTTCCTTGGTGTGGAGGTTTTTCACTTGGTTTCATGGGACAGCCCTGTTGATCGGCCTGATAAGGTTGTGGGGGGCGTAGGGTCTTGAAAACCCTTTCAGGTGACCAGCTAAGGCACAGCACTTGGTCTCCATTCGCCTAAAGAAGCTGAGGAAGACGACTTAGGAATAGGAAGGAGGAAGGTCTGGGATGTGTACCCCCTCTGCCATGAGACCGGAGTAATTGGAGGGTGCCCAGCTGCCATTACAGGATATTTTGATCGGATTTCATAGAAGAAATCTGATCaaaggtggggtgtgtgtgtgggagtgggGGTTGGAATTGCAGAACACATTTCACATTCTTATGAACTTTGTACAGCCCTGGAGGCTGGATGAAGCCTGGAAACCATTGCCACCCACAGATCAGCTTTAAACTTAAAGATATCCCCTGCAACCTTCTGAAAACCAACCAACAGAGCAGTGGGTCCGCTTACCTAGTTTAAAAGACAAACGCTGTGCTTTTAAAAGAACCGTTTGGCATGAGATTGTCAGTAGCAACTCAAAAAAAATCAGGCGGGAACCGTGGATGGCGTTGCATTTCGGTTCTCAAAGGATGAACAACTCGGTGATGGAGGGTGAGTGAGAATGATTGTTCAACTCAGGGATGTCCCCTGTGTCCCTAAAGTGCACGTGCAGAGCTGTTGAATCTGCACATGTTTGCTGTGTGTGTTCTCCTCAACAGCAGAATATTAGCAAAGGGACACACAAAGCAGTCACGTGGCCCCCATCGTTCTGTGAACAGCTGAGGAAAGGGGCTTAGAGGGGTGAGTGAGTTCAGAGTCAGGATTTGAAACTGGGTCATCGAGCTTGGAGGTGTCCAGGTCTTGGGGAACCAGCTCCTTTAGCATGGAGCTGGGTGGCTCGAAGACCGTGCCTGcctcagtggggtgggggagcctggGCTTGGGACCCGCCCAACCCGGCTCTCCCCTGTGCTTGCTGGTAGCCCACGTGTTGCCAGCGGACTTGGCAAGTGGTCGATTACTATAACTTTCCTGAGCCGCTCACAGGCCCTGGATCGGGTCCCAGCTCCACCACCACTTAGCTCCTTCTGCCCTGGGCACAACTCTGTGAACCTTTGTCTGTAAACCCCACTGACATGGAGTCGATTCGGCCTCAGAGTGATCCCAGGGGGACACCATAGAGCTGCCctgagggcttccaaggctgtaatctttttgggttttttaaaacatttttattagggactcgtacaactcttatcacaatccatgcatgcatccatccatccatccatgatgtcaagcacatttgtacatttgttgccatcatcattatcaaaacatttgctttctgcttgaacccttgacatcagctcattttcctctcttcccgcttcccctccctcatgaacccttgataatttatacattattattattttgtcatatcgtacattgtcctacatctcccttcacccacttatctgttgtccaacccccagagagggggttatatgtagatccttgtattcggttccccctttccaacccatcctccctccaccctcctggtatcggcactctcagcactggtcctgaagggatcatctgtcctgacttccctgtgtttccagttcctatctgcaccagcgtccatcctctggtctagaggaatttgtaaggtagaattgggatcatgacagtggagagtggggagggcaggaagtatttaggaactagaggaaagttgtatatttcatggctgcccaaggctgtaatcgtcttcttctcccccctcccctctccaggcTGTAATCCTAACAGAAGCCGGTAGCCTCTTTTTCCCTCAGGGcgcctggtgggttggaactgctgacctttggatttGCGGCCCAGCACTTCACCACACCATTTTCAATCTGTCAAATGGGCAAACCTCAGAGGGCATTGTTAAGGGGTTGCTAACTAAGGATTAAAGTACTTCGGGAAGGAACGTAGCCGCCCCTCGGGAGCTCTCGCAGTGATTTACCCTGTCGGGAATCCAGAGACCCGTCTTGTGGCGTGTTTTCCCTCCGCCATGCCCCATCTGGTCACTTGCTCTTTTCTCCTCTGCCAGGTATTTTGTCAAAGTAGCCTGGGCCTGGACCTTCATCCTCCTGCTGcctttcattgccctcaccacctACCAGCTGACGGGCAAGCCCGGGCTGGTCCTGCGGCGGCTGACCACTCTGCTGGTGGGCACGGCCATCTGGTACGGGTGCACCACGTTCTTCTACAAGGTCGAGCACTACACGGGCAGCTGCTACGGCTCGCCCACCCTGGACGGGCTGCGGAGGGAGCTCGGGAGCAAGCAGCAGTGTCACGGGGCGGGCGGCTTCTGGCACGGCTtcgacatctctggccactcctTCCTGCTGACCTTCTGCGCCCTCATGATCGTGGAGGAGATGGCCGTGCTGCACGGGGTGAAGACGCAGCGCAAGCAGCGCCTCCACGCCGCCATCACCGGCCTGGTCATCGCCCTGGGCGCCCTGACCTTCCTCTGGGTGCTGATGTTCCTCTGCACAGCCGTTTACTTCCACGACTTCGCCCAGAAAGTGTTCGGGACCCTGTTCGGCCTACTGGGCTGGTACGGGACCTATGGGTTTTGGTATCTGAAAGCCTTCTCCCCAGGACTACCTCCCCAGAGCTCCGGTTTCAGTTCTAAGCGGGACAATTACAAGAAATAAAGGGGAAGCAGAAGGGACAGCAGCGGGGTGCGGGCCGACACCCCGTCTCGTCTGGATCTTAGTTAGGTGGCCCCGTGGTCCGGTCTCCTGGAGCACAGAGGAAGCTCTGGTCTCCACTTGTCCTAGCGATGTTGGCCTGCGCCACAAACACCCCTTCAGCCGGGCCCTGGGTGTCCCTGCCAGGACCTGACCTTAGTCGCATAGGACACCTCTTCTAACTCCAGATGGCTGGGCGCTCCGGGGCGTGGCTGTGGGGAGGTCAGGGCCTCGCCTCGGGACCGCTCACCCCATCTTCCTGACCCCCGGGGGTAGTCTTGCTTAGACTCCGTGTTGAATGCTGATATTTATAAAAGGTTGGCCCCCACTTCCCACCCGGCCCATTTCGCACCAGCTTCGAGTTCCAGCCGGGTTCTTTAGAAAACCGCCGGTCACCTGAAACCCCACCCCGGGTCTAGTGTTGGTTTATTTCGGCAATGTTAAATAGGGCACCTGGCTGCAGATGGGCTGCCGAAATCGGGCCTAGAGAGTGGAGCGACTCGGCCGAGCGGTCGGCAGCTTCGCACTTTGCGGTCGGGACTTTCACCCACGTGTTTTGGTCCCTGAGGCAGTAAGCTGGCCGTTTCCCCTCGGAGCAGATGCTCGGTTAGGTTTCAGTAATATCCACGGCAGCCGCTCCTGGTCAAGGAAACCAAGATCCACCCAGACACCCTGTGTTGTGCGGAGATGCCTGTGgggtgttttgtgttttgttgtttagAACACTAATTGCCTTTTTACGAACCAAAATCCTGGCGGGTGGTGTTCATTCCCTCCTTCCAGGCTGTTTTCTGTGCTCAGACTGAGCCGGGAAACAGGCCGGTATAGGAATAAGGAGGCATTGGAAGCGGAGTCCAGGTAATTTTGCACGTCCTCGTTGTGGCCTGCCGCACTGTGGTGCTTTAGCCAAGTGATGGGTGTCCTTGGTCAGCCTGCTGGGTCCGAGGCAGTTTTCCATCTGGACCATGATCGTTCAGAAAGAAGTAAGATCAGAGGTCCCCTGTGGCGTGTGCAGGCAAGAAGCCAGTCTTGCCCTTAGCAAGTAGTGGCCTGACTCTGGCCCTGCCCACCTCTTACTCGCCCCAAACAAACCCAGGCCTCTTCAGCTGGCCTTGAGCTTGCCCTGCTCTGCCCTGCCACACTTGTCTCTGGCCTAGTTGTTCTGTGGCCTTCTCTTTAGGCTCAGCACTCGAgccacctccatctcacaaggCCAGGCTGCACACTGATGGGACACCACCGCGTCCCTCTCCACACACCAAAAGCCAAGCCCCAGTGCCGTGCGCTCTGCCGGGATcctaggctgtcagtctttactggACCAGGCAGCCTCCACTCCcttctgcagagcggctggtgggtttgaactgccaaccttaagaTGAGCAGTCCACCACTTATCTGACAGCACCCACCACACGggtcctttcccctcccccaggctCTCCCAAAGTCTCACCTTCTGGATAATCACTCTTGAAGCGTCTTGGATTCCCCCTTACTGCCCCCAGATCAGACCATTGACACCACGCTTGACTGGCTTAACCCACGCCTACGCTACGAGGGGCTTGAGGTCTGGACATGTTTCCGGGGAGATTTTATTTTCTATAAAGATGTATTTAACACGTGGGTTTGTTTGAGTTGATCAGATTGTAGGACATGTTGTAttgtcacccctcccccccagccccccagcagGAGAAGCGCTATGACATTTCAAGTGCATTGCCAAGCTGCGAGGGCTGCCCGGTGGAGCAGACACCCCTCCCCACACTCTGGGCAAGGCAGGTGCTTGAGGGGATTGCAGCCTCAGACTGAGTTTCCTGTTGTGCATCAAAAGGTCACAGCCACGGAGCACTCTGGAAGTTCCTTGGTGACACTCAGACCTCCAGGTGTTCTCACACAGGTCCGCTTCAGACCCGGCACTGGATGGACTCAGGTCGGCCGGTGTCTGTGACCACAGCCTCCCACCCACCACTTGCTGTTTGGTAGGGAGCGCTCTCCATCCCTTGTCAGACGGCACGGCTGTGGCTCCGGTACTGCGAGACCCGAGTTCCAAGGCTGGCACTGCCGTGTGCGGCACTTCCCTGGCTCCCAGGTCTCCCCACCACTGTTCAGACGAGGAAGCAAGGTCTGGCGGGGAGCACGCTGTTGCATCTCACCAGACCCCCCCTGTCCTCACCTGAAGAGTGGGGAGGGGGCGCGGGACTAGGGGAAGTACCGCCCTTTGTGCTCACGGCAGCAGCGCTCAAAACTGCGTGGCATCACCGGCGAAGCCAGTGGTAACAGACACCCGCGGGTGTGCCGCTTGGGGTCTGGGTCTCCCGCTTTGAAAAGTGCCTGTGgccccagctgctgagccagaGGTTCTGTAGGCCGTGAGGGATGGCAGAGGGCTCGCACCCTGACACTCCTTTTCCACCCGTGTCTGTCAGAGTCGGGGCACCAGGTTGTGTCGAGAGACTGGCTCTTGCCACGTTAGACGCACGGCCCGTGGGTGTCAACAAGCAAATGGAACTAAATGAGGGAGTGCAGCCTCACGTCCCAGCGGTCTGTGTCTTCCTTTCCAGAACCTTCCGGGAGGTCCGCTGTGCGTGAGCTCGCCTGGTGGCAGGAGGCCAGCGCCGGGCACTCAGACGGTGCTGCTTTGTCACCAGTGGAGCCTGAGTCAGCATCACAAACCACGTATTTGCTCCTTCATTGAAGCAGGCCCGCCCAGCTTGTGTGACTTCTGCACATCCCATGCCTCCTCTCCCTGCCTGCCATATCCTCGCCCTGCAGCCCCGAGGGCTAGAGCAGCCAGCCTGCCACCGAGCAGTCCAAGGAGCAGAGATAAGGCTCACAGAAGGAACCTTGAGGAAGAGGTACAAAGTTCACTGGAAGGAGGCCGTGGGGCTCGCTGTACACGGGAAGGCCTTGGACCTGCCCATTCACTTGGCAGCCCCGTGCAGTGTCTGCTGAAAGCTCTAGTCCCCTAGGGTACAACGTCCTCACACGGCCTGACTGCCCCGCCGAGAGTCTTCCAACAGCGCCAACCCTTGTGAGGGATCAGGCCTGCGAGTCAGGTGCTGGGGTCCACTGATACACATCCTCTCTGGGAGGGCCGTGCCCACCCCAGCCCATCCCCCAGGCCTACAGTGGAGCGGAGGAGACAGCGCTGACACTGGTCCATTCCCGCCCCGGGGGCTCTCAGTCTTCCAGAGCAGACACATCAATGCCTGGGACAAGAGCCTGCTGGGAGGGAGGGCAGACAGGACAAGGCAGTGAGAACAGCTTGTACACATTGCTGCAGCTTCTccagccccttccctatccctacCTCAAGCCGCTGGGATTGAAGGAAGGCAGACTTCAAGCCAGACTGTCAGGAGGCTCGGTGAGCCTCCCAGGCAGGAGCCCGAACCCTCAGCTCCAGATCAGTTCTACCACAGCCTGCGCTGTGTGACCTTGAAGCAGGCACTCAGCTGGGTCTGGGTCAGAaaccagtgggggtggggagttgggCTAGATCATTTACCGACCCTTCCGGCCACTCCTTTTCCTCGGCTCTGCCTGGTGACATGTTCTTCCCAAACTGTTGATGGCTTTTTGTTACAGGAACCAACTCAAGGAGAAACTGCCCCTCAGAGCTGTGAGGCCCACCCGTCTCTTCACACCAGTTCTAGTCTCGCTCGGACATGTGGCGGCTGGGGTTCACGTGGACTTAGTGTGAGCCTGCGGAACTGAGCCTGCTTCCCAAGTGGAGTCCAAAATACACacttaaaataacaacaaccgatttcattggcatataattcacttatcatacaattcagtagcccaatcagatcaagaagagttatatgatcaggatcacaatcaattttagaatattttcttccttcttgtactcattattagctccacatttcccccaacctcccctgccatgcccccaaggaaacattAGTCCAGTGACTACAGAAAAACCTTAAACAAAACCTAACAACAGCAGAGTAAAGCAGGCAatataaacaaatttaaaatgggtcaaaagggaggaaAGGTGAGAAAttctaacctaactgcatctgcagtagCCCACCTTCCCATGCTAAAACCCACGTGGCTGTCCAGGGGGCGGTCAGCCCCGTAGAGGGGCTGTGCGATCTGAGCACCTTCAGACGTGGCCCCGAGAGCCCCCTTGGAAGTAAGTGAACCACAGCCTGGAAGACAGGTGCTCCTATTTCATCGGTGGGAGGGCAGGTTGGTACTTGCTGGTCAGCTGGCAGCATGGGCATTTTGCTGCTCGGCCCCAGCAGTCCCTAGTGGTGTAGCCACTGCAACTGCCCCTAGAAGTGGGCCAAGGCACAAAGGCTTTACACAAGCTGATAGTGACCGTGGCCATTGTCATGAGCTGTGGCAACCGTTCATCAGAAGCCAGCACGACGTCACCAGAAAGCCAGCAACACGAC includes:
- the FITM2 gene encoding acyl-coenzyme A diphosphatase FITM2 isoform X1, coding for MDHLERCAWFLRGTLVRAAVRRYLPWALVTCMLMGSVLKELSPLPESYLSNKRNVLNMYFVKVAWAWTFILLLPFIALTTYQLTGKPGLVLRRLTTLLVGTAIWYGCTTFFYKVEHYTGSCYGSPTLDGLRRELGSKQQCHGAGGFWHGFDISGHSFLLTFCALMIVEEMAVLHGVKTQRKQRLHAAITGLVIALGALTFLWVLMFLCTAVYFHDFAQKVFGTLFGLLGWYGTYGFWYLKAFSPGLPPQSSGFSSKRDNYKK
- the FITM2 gene encoding acyl-coenzyme A diphosphatase FITM2 isoform X2; amino-acid sequence: MDHLERCAWFLRGTLVRAAVRRYLPWALVTCMLMGSVLKELSPLPESYLSNKRNVLNMYFVKVAWAWTFILLLPFIALTTYQLTGKPGLVLRRLTTLLVGTAIWYGCTTFFYKVEHYTGSCYGSPTLDGLRRELGSKQQCHGAGGFWHGFDISGHSFLLTFCALMIVEEMAVLHGVKTQRKQRLHAAITGLVIALGALTFLWVLMFLCTAVYFHDFAQKVFGTLFGLLG